TAGCCAGACTTTCTGCCTGGTCTTTTTTCTTGTTTTTTAAGATCAAATCGTTCATATCAAATGCTTTATAAGGACAAATCTCTATGAAAAATAAGGTTAAAAAAAAGTGGTGATCAATCGTTGTATCTGACTGATACAAAAAATGTTATGAGAATTACAATGCCTGATTACCAATTTTTTTAGCCCTGAAAAATGCTACACCTTTGTCATTGTAAGGACGACAAAATATCAGATGCAGCGCAAATTCAGTCCAGGTTTTTAAGCCTGAAAAATTCGGCTGTAACAGACAGATGAATCAGAAACATTCGTGTATTCAGACCAATGTTTTACGGCTATCATTTGCAATACTGATAGTCTCCTTCGAAATGCAGGAGACCTTAACGGACTCCTTTTAACAGGGTTAAATAAACAGGTGAAAAATGGCGGGGAGGCTTAGTGCCACCCGCATAACCCTAACCAGATTATGAAAAAATAAATTAAAGAGAGATGAGCGAATTACCACAAAAATTTAAATGGCTGGACAGTTTCAAATCTCCACGGATATGGGTGGAGGCCCGTAAGCACTATGGCTTACTGGAGATTCCCGGAAAAGACAGTAACCCCAATATTTTGAAATGGGCTAAAGAAACCGGCGTTTCGGGCTGGTATACAAATGATGACATTCCATGGTGCGGACTTTTTGTTGGGATTTGTGTGTTGAGGGCCGGATATCAAACAGTTGGAAGTAAACTGCTGGCTGCACTGGAATGGTCAGACTGGGGAGTTGAAGTGGAAAAAGGAAAAGAAGCTTTTAATGATATTCTGGTATTTAAACGTCCTGGCGGCGGCCATGTCGGGTTCTACTGTGGTGAAAATGAAAAAGCTTATCTGGTTTATGGCGGTAACCAGAGCAATGCCGTTGGCCTGGCCTGGATTGACAAAACCAGATTGGTAGCCTGCAGAAGAGCTGCCTTCAAAAATAAACCTGAAACTGTTAAAAAAATAAGATTAAATGATAGCGGAGCATTTTCAGAAAATGAAGCCTAAAAATTACATAGCCATTGGAAAATATACAAGAAAGCTTAGAGAAAATCTCTTTAAAGGAGATTGCACAAACCCCCTTTGCCTATGCACTTTATGTAATTACACTGGTTTTGGTCAGTGTGATTGTAACTGAGCGGTTTGATGCAAATACCGCAAAAGAGGATTGTGCAAAAAAGATAGAACAGCTTGAAGACATGGTTAAAGCAGAGCGAAGAGAGAAAGATGAGGTTTTTAAAGCCTACCTGATAGAGCGGTCAGCCAATCTGCAGATACAAAAAACAGTAGACAGTACAGCTATCAGTAAGTACAGATAAGCTATGCCTGTAAATCCCGGATAAAAGAATATACAAATAAAAATTATGCTGATGAAACCCTCAAAAACAAATTTAATCTGATGAAAACAAAAGGCTTACAACTGGCACTAATCATTGCAGTTTTCCTGATCGCCTGGCTTGGTTTTAAACTATACAGACTCGCTCCACCCTCATCATTGGCACTGCAGAAAGAGGTAAGACCACCTGCATTAATTGATGAAGCAAAAACAGCGGCAAAGATACTGGCAAGCGCTGTTGATGAAAAAGGTTACACGAAGGTTACCCTTGAAAGGAAGGCTGATATTATCGGCGATGGAGATATTACCAGGTTGCCAATAAGCAAGTCTGTTCTGGACAGTCTGCGGCTGGACAATCTCGATAAGACCAAAAAATTGCAGCAGGCTTCCTTAATCAATGCCAGTTTGAAAATTACAGCACTCAGAGCAACAGGTATTATTGACAGTTTACAAAAGAAGCGATATAGCTATCAGGATGAATATTTAACAGCGGGTTTCAGTCTGGATACGCTGGGTGGGACATTTGATATTAATTACCAGATCAAGCTATTGCGGCAAGATTATCAAAAACGGAAGAACTGGTTTTCTCCCTATGTGCAGTATACCGATATCCTGAGTCCGGATAAACGAATTACTATCAATGGTATGCAGACGCTGACAATTGCAGCACCTAAAGCCTCCCGTCTTGGGCTGAGCTTAACAGCCGGCTATTACTATAACCCTGTTCAAGGGCAGTTTATACCTGCGCTGGGGCTCGGCTTGTCTTACAACTTAGTACAATTTTAAACAATAATTAACCCGTCAACATGGCAAAAAGAAACAAAGGAACACCCGTGCTTAAAGCGCAAAAAGAGACAAATACAGTATTTGTTCCACATCCGGTTGTGGATGTGTATTACCTGACCAGTGATGGCAGTCCATTCTATCTGGAGTCTGCTGCTCAGGATTACGCTCAAGAGTTAAATAACAAAACAATTCAAAAAATAACAAAAACAAATCAATGAACGGTGTAAAATTCATCAGAGAAAATGGCGGACTTGCAAGACAGCTTTCAGGTAACGACCACATTAGCGGACTTATAGTTTATGGCGAAGCTGATACCCCAAAAAGATTAGTACTATCTGCAAACGAAGTAGATAATTTATCTGTAACAAACCCCGTGCTGGTTTACCATGTTCAGGAGTTTTTCAGGATCAATGAAGGCGCAAAACTTTATATCAAGGGTATTGCCGGATCGGATTCTCAGTTTACAGAGGTTAAAAATCTGCAGAACTTTGCCGAAGGTAATATCAGACAGATTGCAGTCTGTGACCTGGTTATGCCAGCAAGCTCGCTGATCACTGCAGTGCCGGCTTTGCAGGCAATCGCAAAAGAATTAGGTAATCAGAATATTCCATTAAGTATTTTATTATCTGTATTCACTACTCCGGCTGATATCCCGGCTTTAGTTAATCTGCATGAGCTTAATGCTGACCGCGTGAGTGTCGTTATTGGTCAGGATGCAGCCGGAAAAGGAAATTATCTGGCAAAAGCATTAACAACTCCGCGTAATATTTCATGTATCGGTGCAGTATTGGGCGCAGTATCAAAAGCAAATGTTCAGGAATCTATTGGCTGGGTTGAGAAACAAAATCTGGTATCTACTGCTTATCCGAAGCCAGCAGATGCAACAGCAGATATGGCCAGGGAGCTGGATGTACTTGGTTTGACTGATGGTTCGAAAATCAGAGATTATACGCCGTCACAATTACAGTCAATTCATGATAAGGGCTACATATTCGGTACAAAATATACAGGAA
This portion of the Pedobacter lusitanus genome encodes:
- a CDS encoding TIGR02594 family protein, whose translation is MSELPQKFKWLDSFKSPRIWVEARKHYGLLEIPGKDSNPNILKWAKETGVSGWYTNDDIPWCGLFVGICVLRAGYQTVGSKLLAALEWSDWGVEVEKGKEAFNDILVFKRPGGGHVGFYCGENEKAYLVYGGNQSNAVGLAWIDKTRLVACRRAAFKNKPETVKKIRLNDSGAFSENEA
- a CDS encoding DUF2586 family protein, whose translation is MNGVKFIRENGGLARQLSGNDHISGLIVYGEADTPKRLVLSANEVDNLSVTNPVLVYHVQEFFRINEGAKLYIKGIAGSDSQFTEVKNLQNFAEGNIRQIAVCDLVMPASSLITAVPALQAIAKELGNQNIPLSILLSVFTTPADIPALVNLHELNADRVSVVIGQDAAGKGNYLAKALTTPRNISCIGAVLGAVSKANVQESIGWVEKQNLVSTAYPKPADATADMARELDVLGLTDGSKIRDYTPSQLQSIHDKGYIFGTKYTGIAGSYLNDSFTAAALTSDFAYIENNRTIDKAIREVNKVLLPKVSGPAYVDPDTGKIQASTASALESICDEVLDQMVRSGELSGYKVIINPDQPILQTSKLEVVLKLVPVGTLREITVKIGLTLQK